In Humulus lupulus chromosome 6, drHumLupu1.1, whole genome shotgun sequence, a single genomic region encodes these proteins:
- the LOC133782757 gene encoding auxin-responsive protein IAA29-like, whose product MMELQLGLALPTSTFNKDIPITGFDLNYFGYEPTKGDQYHQKYPSFVSCNNYNKKKKRKCGQAFSEEDDRDQDIVTVPKTLPLLLWNNRKPNDEDDDPSKDLYKNTTHNFIKNDGEGDGVVGWPPIKAWRRRLICFHGGGRAVENGCSCGGRISKFMHVKVKMEGVAIARKIDLNLHTSFNTLTHTLMDMFGKCPEDSVNYKLTYQDREGDWLLAQDVPWRTFIRSVQRLKLLRRSH is encoded by the exons ATGATGGAGCTCCAACTAGGTTTGGCTCTTCCCACCTCTACTTTCAACAAAGATATTCCAATCACGGGGTTTGATCTGAATTACTTTGGTTACGAGCCAACAAAGGGTGATCAATATCATCAGAAATACCCCAGCTTTGTGTCTTGTAATAATTATAACAAAAAGAAGAAACGAAAGTGTGGCCAGGCGTTTTCAGAGGAAGATGATCGTGATCAAGATATTGTGACAGTGCCTAAAACGCTTCCTTTGTTGTTATGGAACAACCGAAAACCAAACGATGAAGATGACGACCCCAGTAAAGACCTTTACAAGAACACAACTCACAACTTCATCAA AAACGATGGAGAAGGAGATGGAGTGGTGGGGTGGCCGCCGATCAAGGCGTGGAGGAGGAGACTCATCTGCTTCCATGGCGGCGGACGAGCTGTGGAGAATGGGTGCAGCTGTGGTGGAAGAATATCTAAGTTTATGCACGTGAAGGTCAAGATGGAAGGAGTGGCCATAGCTAGAAAAATTGACTTAAACCTCCATACATCTTTTAACACTCTCACTCATACCTTGATGGACATGTTTGGGAAat GTCCAGAAGATTCAGTGAACTATAAACTCACTTATCAAGATAGGGAAGGAGACTGGCTACTTGCTCAAGATGTACCTTGGAg AACCTTTATAAGGTCAGTGCAACGTCTCAAATTGCTGAGGAGGTCCCACTGA